ACCGCATCGTACATCTGCAACGCCGTCTCCACCCTGATTAACTCCACCCCGTGCGGAGGTTTCAAAGAGGTGGGCCCGCTGATAAGAATTACCCTGGCCCCCCTGCGGGCCGCGGCGCAAGCCATGGCATAACCCATTTTGCCTGAACTGCGGTTTGAAAGGTAGCGCACAGGATCAATCGGCTCCACCGTGGGGCCGGCAGTTACAATAACGGTCAAGCCGCTCAGATCTTTCTCAGGAACAAGGAGAGTTATAATCTTTTCCATTATGTCATCCAATTCGGCCAGCCTGCCCTGCCCTTCGGCGCCGCACGCCAGCCTGCCTGTTTCCGGTTCAACAAAGTGGTACCCGAGCTCTTTTAGCATATCCATATTCCGCCGGACCACCCTGTTCCTGTACATATTAACATTCATTGCCGGGCAAAACAGCACGGGACAGGTGGCGGCCATAATGACGGTGGAGAGAAGGTCGTCTGCAATGCCGCAGGCCACCTTTCCAATAATATTGGCGGTGGCGGGGGCAACCACAATTAAATCGGGACGGGTGGCCAGTTCTATATGCTGCACGCCGCCCTGCGCCGCCTCGAACAGTTCTGTGCGAACCCGGTTGCCGGAAAGGGTCTGAAAAGTAAGCTGTCCTACAAATTCCCGGGCCGATCGGGTCATTATCACCTGTACTGACGCCCCGCCAGCCTTAAGATTGCTTACCAGTTGCGCGGCCTTAAAAGCGGCAATGCCGCCGGTAACGCCTACAGTTATGCTTTTTCCAGCCAGCATGATTTTCCTCCAGCAAGAAAAGGACACCTTCTTAAACATGGTTGTTCGAAGGTGTTGCTCCTTAAGTTTTTACACGCTGTCCATCTTCCTTAAAATATCCGATGCCGCACTATTTAATGCCTGACCTGGTCCTTTTGTATCCCACCTTGTTCTGGGCAATTTCCATTAGGGCGGCTGTTACCGGCTTCATGACAGCCGCCCCGTCAGCCTTGGTTTTTCCCCTCTCGGTGAGTTCCCTGGCCCGTTTGGCAGCTACCACAACCAGGGTGTACCGGCTGTCAACCTTTTCTAAAAGCTCATCGAGAGACGGTTGGTTCATAGCTACCCTCCAATTGCAGTTTTTAAAAGTTGTAACTCTATCTGAGAAACTGCTCAAAGAACCGTTTAAAATAACGCGGGCGGGATTTTTCAGCCATTATTATGGCCTCAACCTTGCCCGCCGCACGTCCAATATCGTCATTAACCACGATATAGTCATACCGTTCGGCCAGTTTAATTTCATCTGCACTACAATTCAAGCGTTTTTCAATTTCTTCGGGCAAGTCCAGACCGCGTGAAACAAGGCGTAACGACAGTTCGCTCCTGGACGGCGGGATAAGAAAAACCAGCACGGCTTCGGGAATTTTTTCCTTTACCTGAAGGGCGCCTTGAATATCAATCTCGAGAATTACATCCTCTCCCCGGCCCAGCGCCTCCTGCACAAAACGGCGGGGAGTGCCGTAGTAGTTGCCGTACACCTCTGCCCACTCGAGGAACTGCCCTTCTTCTATCATTTTCTTGAAGGTTTCTTTTTCTAAAAAATAATAATGGACGCCGTCTTCCTCACCTTCCCGGGGCGGCCTGGTGGTAGCGGAAACAGACAATACCATTGAAGGATTATTCTGCAGGAGGGCCCTGCAGACCGTTCCCTTTCCCGCCCCCGACGGGCCCGATAAGACCAGCAGCAAGCCTTTATTTTCCACGGCAACTGCACCTTTTTAATCGGCAGATTCCTCAGCCTGGGCAGGCGCCTCCTTCGACACCAGGCGGTGGGCCACAGTTTCCGGCTGCACGGCAGAAAGGATGACGTGATCGCTGTCGGTAATGATCACGGCCCTTGTGCGCCGCCCATAGGTAGCGTCAATCAACATGCCCCTGTCCCGGGCTTCGGTAATTATCCTTTTAATGGGGGCAGATTCCGGGCTAACTATGGCAATTATCCGGTTGGCCGAAACAATGTTGCCGAAACCTATATTTATTAACTTGATCTCCATTTTGCTTCCCCCTTCTTAACTGCTATTCTATATTTTGCACCTGTTCCCTTATTTTTTCCAGCTCGCTCTTTACTTCCACCACCCAGCGGCTGATTTCCAAATCATTGGCCTTAGAAGCAATGGTGTTTATTTCCCTGTTCATCTCCTGGATCAAAAATTCCATCTTTCTTCCTACCGGCTCATCTGCGCCAAGGCAGGCCAGCATTTGCCTTACGTGACTTTCCAGCCGCACGGTTTCCTCGTTAATATTCGAACGCTCGGCAAAAAGTGCCGCTTCTGCGGCAAGCCGGTCGGCATCCAGGATTCCGTTTTTAAAAAAATCGTTCAGGCGGGCCTTTAACCTTTCTCTGTGCTCTTCTACCACTGCGGGCGCCCTGCCTTTAATTCGCTCGTTTAGTAAAGCAACGTGCTGCACCCTTTTCAGAATGTCACCGGCCAGTTGTCTGCCTTCCTCCGCCCTCATCTGAATCAAATTCTCAAGCGCATTGTCCATTGCCTCCTGAACGGCCGGCCACCATTTCTCCACATCCTCAGCAGTCTCCTCTATAACAAGCACACCCGGCAGGGCGGCCAGGTGCTTCACTTTGACCTTGCCCTCAATGCCAAGACTTTCCTGCAGCTCTTTCATTGCCTTATAATACGCTTCCGCCAAAGCTTTGTCAACTTTTACCGCATCGGTTCTACCCTCGCAGCACTCCATTCCTAAAAAACAGTCAATGCGCCCCCGTGCCAGCCGGGACAGTATTTTACGCCTGAGCCTGTCTTCCAGGGATGAAAGGGAGCGGGGCAGCCTTAAAACCACTTCATTAAAGCGGTGGTTTACTGCCTTAAGTTCAACGGTAAACTTTCTTCCCTGCGCGCTGGCCTCGCCCCGGCCGTAGCCGGTCATGCTTTTTAGCAATTCCTCACCACCCGTACCTTTCCGCTGCTATTAGTATTGGGCTTTTACCATAAAATTATTTTTTCTACCTAAAAAAAGAAAATCCTCTTAAAGAAAAAGAATAGTGCAGCATTTAATCAAAAACAACCTTGTCTGCACTATTTTTGCCGGTTTTTATTTTATTTGTGCCATTAAACCGGCTATCCGGTCAAGCCCCTCTTTTATTTTATCCACAGAACAGGCGTAAGAAAGGCGGAAGTAATTATCGTTCCCGAAGGCTATGCCCGGCACCACCGCCACCTGGACCTCTTCCAGGATAATAGAGGCAAGATCAGAGGCATTGTTAATTACTCTGCCTTTATAGGCCCTGCCGAAATAACTTTTTACGTTCGGGAAAAGGTAGAAGGCCCCTCCCGGCCTGACGCAGGATACGCCCGGAATATCCAGCAACCGCTTCAGCATGTATTCCCTCCGCCTGGCAAACTCGGCGACCATAAGCTCCACCTGCTTCTGGTCGCCGTTTAAAGCGGCCACGCTGGCTTCCTGGGCAATAGAAGTCGGATTTGAGGTGGTATGGCTCTGTAAATCCGCAATAGCCTTTGCCACCGGGTAAGATGCAGCCGCATAGCCGATCCGCCAGCCGGTCATGGCATACGCCTTGGAAACCCCGTTAATAACCACCGTCCGTTCCTTTAACTCCGGCGAAAGAGAGGCAATGCTTACATGCCTTAACCCGTCGTATATAATCTTTTCATATATTTCGTCGGAGATAACCATCAGGTCGTGCTTTAAAATTAGCTCTCCCAGCGCCTCCAGTTCCTCCTGCGTGTAAACGGCACCGGTAGGATTGGCCGGGCTGTTCAGGATTAAAAGCCTGGTGCGCGGGTTTATTGCTTCCGCAAGTTCGGCAGGCGTCAGCTTAAACCCGTTTTCCTCCCTGGTTTCCACTATCCGCGCCCGGGCTCCGGCCAGCTTTATCTGTTCCAGGTAACTGACCCAGAAAGGGGCGGGCAGTATAACTTCATCCCCCGCCTGAACCAGCACCTGCATTGTGTTGTAAAGGGAGTGTTTTGCTCCTGCTGAAACCACGATCTGTTCAAGCTTGTATTTCAGTCCTTGATCGACTTCGAACTTTCTGCAAATGGCTTCCTTTAACACCTGGATTCCCGCAACAGGCGTGTACTTGGTCTTGCCGGCCCGGATGGCAGCTATAGCCGCCTCCTTAATGTGGCCGGGGGTATCAAAGTCCGGCTCACCTGCTCCAAAACTAACCACCTTCAGTGCCGTTGGCCATCATCTGTTTGGCCTCTGCATCTATGGCCAGTGTGGGAGAGGGGCTGATATTTAGCACCCGGTCAGCTAACTTCAACGAGTATCTACCTCCTTCTTTGGAAGACCGGCCAGTGCTCCTTTGCACAATTCAAACTTCTGGCCCGCCGGGATGCTGTTAAAATATATTTAATTGCTGCGTTCTTAACCAGGCGCTAAATCCGGATACAACTACATCCGGCTAAAAAGTCGCCTTAAACCTGCCTTAATAACACTTTTTTCAAGCTACACTTCTACTTCTCCTATATATTCCTTTATCCTGCTTATGGCTTCCAGAATCCGTTCCTTTTCCACAGTTAAAGCCATGCGGAAATAGCCGGCGCCGTTTTTTCCGTAACCCGTGCCAGGCGTAATTACCACGCCGGCCTTATCCAGCACCAGTTCCGCAAAAGATTCAGAAGTATGGCCTTTTGGCACCGGTGCCCAGACGTAAAAGGTGGCCTTGGGTTTGGCCAGGTTCCACCCCAGATTGTTCAGACCGTCCACAAGAATATCGCGGCGCTCCTGGTAAATGGCATTTTGTCTTTCCACCACGTCCTGCGGGCCGGTCAGCCCTGCGGCAGCAGCATGCTGAATAGCCTGGAAGACACCGGAGTCGATATTCGACTTGAGGCGGCCCAGAGCTTCAACCGCCGCCGGATTGCCTGCAGCCCAGCCGATGCGCCAGCCGGTCATGTTATAAGTCTTGGAAACCGAATGAAACTCGATGCCCACTTCCTTGGCGCCGGGAAACTGGAGGAAACTGGGGGGCTTATAACCTTCATAGGCCACGTCGGAATAAGCCGCATCGTGACAGATAAGGATTTCGTATTCCCTGGCAAAATCGATGGCCTTCCGGTAAAATGCTTCGTCGGCCACTGCACCGGTGGGGTTGTTCGGGTAATTGATAAACATCATTTTAGCCTTTCTGGCTATATCTGCAGGAATAGAGTCAAAATCGATCAGGTAACCGTCGCCCGGGTACACGGGAACGAAATAAGGTTTTGCACCGGCCAGAATTGCCCCTCCTGAATATACCGGGTAGCCGGGATCAGGAACAATAACGACATCCCCCGGATCGAGGTAGCACCAGGATATGTGTGCAATGCCCTCTTTTGAACCGAGCAGGGA
The window above is part of the Pelotomaculum thermopropionicum SI genome. Proteins encoded here:
- the Dfp gene encoding phosphopantothenoylcysteine synthetase/decarboxylase encodes the protein MLAGKSITVGVTGGIAAFKAAQLVSNLKAGGASVQVIMTRSAREFVGQLTFQTLSGNRVRTELFEAAQGGVQHIELATRPDLIVVAPATANIIGKVACGIADDLLSTVIMAATCPVLFCPAMNVNMYRNRVVRRNMDMLKELGYHFVEPETGRLACGAEGQGRLAELDDIMEKIITLLVPEKDLSGLTVIVTAGPTVEPIDPVRYLSNRSSGKMGYAMACAAARRGARVILISGPTSLKPPHGVELIRVETALQMYDAVMEHFPGADVVVKSAAVADYRPKAVSPQKIKKHGRDLTIELEKNPDILAELGRRKKHQILVGFAAETEELETNARQKLESKNLDLLVANDVTQPGAGFGSDTNIARLVYPGGRTVPLPKMDKLLLAHRILDEVQALRKVQQ
- the RpoZ gene encoding DNA-directed RNA polymerase, subunit K/omega codes for the protein MNQPSLDELLEKVDSRYTLVVVAAKRARELTERGKTKADGAAVMKPVTAALMEIAQNKVGYKRTRSGIK
- the Gmk gene encoding guanylate kinase, yielding MENKGLLLVLSGPSGAGKGTVCRALLQNNPSMVLSVSATTRPPREGEEDGVHYYFLEKETFKKMIEEGQFLEWAEVYGNYYGTPRRFVQEALGRGEDVILEIDIQGALQVKEKIPEAVLVFLIPPSRSELSLRLVSRGLDLPEEIEKRLNCSADEIKLAERYDYIVVNDDIGRAAGKVEAIIMAEKSRPRYFKRFFEQFLR
- a CDS encoding Uncharacterized stress-induced protein; the protein is MLKSMTGYGRGEASAQGRKFTVELKAVNHRFNEVVLRLPRSLSSLEDRLRRKILSRLARGRIDCFLGMECCEGRTDAVKVDKALAEAYYKAMKELQESLGIEGKVKVKHLAALPGVLVIEETAEDVEKWWPAVQEAMDNALENLIQMRAEEGRQLAGDILKRVQHVALLNERIKGRAPAVVEEHRERLKARLNDFFKNGILDADRLAAEAALFAERSNINEETVRLESHVRQMLACLGADEPVGRKMEFLIQEMNREINTIASKANDLEISRWVVEVKSELEKIREQVQNIE
- a CDS encoding aspartate/tyrosine/aromatic aminotransferase gives rise to the protein MVSFGAGEPDFDTPGHIKEAAIAAIRAGKTKYTPVAGIQVLKEAICRKFEVDQGLKYKLEQIVVSAGAKHSLYNTMQVLVQAGDEVILPAPFWVSYLEQIKLAGARARIVETREENGFKLTPAELAEAINPRTRLLILNSPANPTGAVYTQEELEALGELILKHDLMVISDEIYEKIIYDGLRHVSIASLSPELKERTVVINGVSKAYAMTGWRIGYAAASYPVAKAIADLQSHTTSNPTSIAQEASVAALNGDQKQVELMVAEFARRREYMLKRLLDIPGVSCVRPGGAFYLFPNVKSYFGRAYKGRVINNASDLASIILEEVQVAVVPGIAFGNDNYFRLSYACSVDKIKEGLDRIAGLMAQIK
- a CDS encoding aspartate/tyrosine/aromatic aminotransferase, coding for MRLKFTEAQRIRNLPPYLFARIERLIDEKRAAGVDVISLGIGDPDRPTPDHIVEELIREVRNPANHQYPTSVGMLSYRRAVAQWYKGRFGVELDPETEIVSLLGSKEGIAHISWCYLDPGDVVIVPDPGYPVYSGGAILAGAKPYFVPVYPGDGYLIDFDSIPADIARKAKMMFINYPNNPTGAVADEAFYRKAIDFAREYEILICHDAAYSDVAYEGYKPPSFLQFPGAKEVGIEFHSVSKTYNMTGWRIGWAAGNPAAVEALGRLKSNIDSGVFQAIQHAAAAGLTGPQDVVERQNAIYQERRDILVDGLNNLGWNLAKPKATFYVWAPVPKGHTSESFAELVLDKAGVVITPGTGYGKNGAGYFRMALTVEKERILEAISRIKEYIGEVEV